The nucleotide window CTGCCCTGTTCCCGCCACGACGTCCGTTGTCGAAGCCGGGGTCACCGTCAGGCTCGCCGGGTGCTCCGCCAAGGTTGAGGAGACGTCCAGCAATCCCGTCCCGTTGAAGTTCCAGTGGTGCAGCAGGGTCGCGGCATGCACGGTGCCCGCCATCCACAGGACCACGAGGCACGCCCATCGCATGAGGGCCCGACTGGGGACTTGGATCGGCTGCTGGGAGAATGCGTGAACGCAAGCGGATGAGGAGAGCATGGCTTCGCCAGATGTTTGGGAATCGCGGCGAAACCGTTGCCACCAACCAGGAATTCACTTCCTGCAGGGGCAAACCAGACAAGGATCCGGCACGCGAAACCCGAGTCTGGTACACACGCGAGTCCCGCTTCTCAAGCGCAAACTCACTCCTGCATTAATAGTTAACCACGCACCAAGTTGCATGCCACCTTCCGGAGGCGACGCCGCAGATTATACGTACACGTATCGGATGGCGTACAATGCGTCGGTATCCGCCATCTTCCGAGCGTACGAGGATCGTTCCGCTCAACGATCGAGCCGGTTCCAGTAGTCGCGGTCCGCGGCGAGGAAGTGACCGTTCACCATGTAGGAACCGCCGAGGATGTTCTTGAGAGGAAATCCGGTGGGAATGGTCTGGTTGAACCGCACGTTCAAGTAGAAGCGGCCCCAGGCAAAATCGGGGTCCGAGATGAACCGCGATTGCATCGGCTGGTCGGCCCAGAACGGCGAGAGATAGACCGCGCGTACGGGGCGCCTCGCCTCGGAGAACACAAAGAAGTCCTCGCGCCGGTTGTTGATGTTCGCCTCGGCGGTGTCCTCAACCCGCAGCGTCGCCCACAGGCAGTCCCGGGGGCCATACCAGGCAACCGCCCACGGAACGTCGCTCATGAAGAGGGTGTCCGGCGGTGTAAAGTTGGCGAACTCGCGGATGACGCCCGGCCGGTACGGCGGGTCCACAAGGGCCACCGAGCGCGGCGGCATGCAGCTGAGCAGAAACGGGATGCTCAGGGCCAGCAGGACCACGTTCAGCGTGAGCGTCCGGAACAGCAGGGCGGGCCACTCGATCTGATCCAGGAGCATCACCACCAATCCGGCGCCAAACACGAAGGCCAGCGGCGCCAGCGTGACCAGCAGGTTTTCCCCGGTGACCGGTCCGAACGCTCCGGTGACGGACGTCCGCACTGCCGCCTGAACCACGGTCAGCAACGCCAGCGACGCCACCACGAACCATCGGATCCGGTTGCGGGTCGGGTCGTGGAACGGCACCAGCAGTCCGACCAGGAAGAAGGCGGCCAGCCAGCTGCCGCCGAGCCGGGGAATCTCGTCGCGCAGGATGGCACCCGTGTTTTGGATCAGTTTGCGAACCGGAGCCAGCCGCTCGTTGGGATCCATCTGGGGGTGCTGCGAACGCTCCAACCGGTCGCCCGGGAACGCCGCGGTGTCCGCCAGCACGGCATAAATCGCCGTGCCGAAGGGATTCCCGCTCAGGCGCCAGGTCCGCACCAGCCACGGGGCCGCCATCATGGCCATCGTCAACACCACGGTGAGGGCCAGCGGGACGCGCCAGCGTCCGCCCCGCCATAGGAAGAACCCGACCACCGGAACCGCCAGCCAGCCAAAGGCGTAACGGGTCATGAAGGCAATGCCGGTCAGCAGCCCCGCCGCAAGGGCAAACCCTTCCAGCCGCCCCCCCCGAGGGGACGGCTGGGAGGCCTCATGATCCAAGCCCACCAGCACGTGGGCCAGCATGAGCACCAAGGCCATCAGCAGAACGGTCGGCAGCCCGGCATTGGCAAACTGCCAGAAGGTCTCCGTGACAAGAGTCGCCCCCGCGGCAAGGAAGCCCACCGTGTTGTCGAACAGCCGGCGTCCCAGGCTCCCGGCCAGCAGGACCACCCCGGCGAGCAGGACGAGATTGGCGGCGCTGATGGCCGTCTCCGCGTAGGGACGGCGAAAGAACGGGTCCGCAGGAAGGCCATAACGGTAGGACTCGGGAAGCGCCCGGAGCACGCCGGCCACCAGGGCAGGGAACACCGGGGGATTCTCGATGTCCGGATGCGGCTGCGTGAGCACGGATCGCGGGTCGCCGCCCGCGGTGACGGCCCTCGACTGGAGGAGGCTCAGGCTGAGCGGACGGAGGAAGCCGGTGACGTAACCCCGGCCCTCGGCGAGGTTTCGCCCGAGCTGCGCCATGTCCATGGCATCCGGGGCGGAAAAATTCCGCGCCTCGCTCACCTGATAGCGGATGCCGAGGAGCAGGACGACCACCAGGGCCACGAGCCGGCGCAGCCAGACCTGGCCCGATCCAACCTCCAGATAGTGGACCAGCGTTTGAATTCCGTGCCGCGGCGGTGGGGGGTTCATCTTGAAGGGGAGCAGCCTGCCCCGGACCGGGCGCCGAGGGAAGGTGTTCCACACCTCCCCGGGGGCCCCCCGATGGGTCCGGCGGACGGCGCGGATTCAATCGGAGGTGAAGCCCTCCAGTGAGAACTCGTGCAGGCGGCGATGCAGGGTTCGGCGGCTGATGCCGAGCTTCTTTGCCGCCAGGGACCGGTTGCCATTCGTCTCCTGCAAGGCGTGGATCAGCAGCTGCCGCTCGGCATCCTTCAGGGTGAGCTTCCCACCCGCCAACTGCTCGCGGGTCCGCTGCTCGGTGTAGTCCGCCTGCGGCATCCGCACCGCTGCGGGGAGGTCCCGGGGGGCGACGAGGGACTCGCGGCAGAGCACGACGGCATGCTCCACCGCCGCCCGCAGCTCCCGCACGTTGCCGGGCCAGTGATAGCGCAGGAGCAGGTTCATGGCGTCGGTGCTGAAGCCCGTCACCGCCTTGCCATTCTCGGAGGCGAACTCCTTCAGGAACGCGCCCGCAAGGGCCGGGATGTCCACGACCCGCTCCCGCAGCGGCGGCAGGGGGATCGGGACCACCGCAAGGCGGTAATAAAGGTCTTCCCGGAACCGCCCCGCCTTCACCAGTGCCTGAAGGTCCTTGTTCGTGGCGGCGATGAGGCGGACGTCGGCGGTGAGCGTCTTGTTGGATCCCAGGCGTTCGTAGGTGCGCTCGCCGAGGAATCTCAGGATCTTCACCTGGGTGGCCGGGTCGAGCTCCCCGATCTCGTCGAGGAAAAGCGTCCCGCCCTGGGCCTGCTCAATGCGGCCGATGCGCCGTTCGTGGGCTCCGGTATAGGCGCCCCGCTCGGCGCCGAACAGCTCGCTCTCCAGCAGCGTGGCCGGAAGTGCCGCGCAGTTGGTGGTGATCATCGGCCCGCGGGCCCGCGGGCTGTTCTGGTGGATCGCCTTGGCCACGAGCTCCTTGCCGGTGCCGCTCTCTCCCGTGATGAGGACCGTGGCCCGGGTCGGCGCAACCGCCCGGAGCGTCTCGAAGACCTGCTGCATCGCCGGCGATTCGCCCAGGATCTGGCTGATCCCAAACTTCTGGTCCAGTCGCTGGTGCAACTGGGTGTTCTCGCTCTCCAGGGTCTGCCGTTTCAGGGCGCGCTGAATGCGCAGCTCCAGTTCGTCAATTTGCAGCCGGCCCTTTGAGATGTAGTCGTCGGCCCCCGCCTTCATCGCCTCCACCGCCAGATCCTCGGAGCCGTAGGCGGTCATCAGGATGCACACCGGCGAACGCGGCAGGGCCTTCGCCCGTCGGATCAACTGGAGCCCGTCGTCTCCCGCCATCCGCAGGTCGGTGAGCAGCACGGCGAAGGCCTCGCGCTCCAGCAGTTGAAGCGCCGACGCGGCGTCCTCGGCGACATAGACATCGAACTTCTCCTCGAGCGCCGCCCGCAAGCCCTCGCGGGTGGGCTTTTCATCGTCAACAATGAGGAGGGTCGGTGAGGTCATGCAGGAGCGGACGCCGAAGTCTGGAAGCGCCGGTTCAAAGATCAAGAGCCCGGAGGACTGTCCCCCGCCGCCGGAAGCGCCAGGGCCCCGCGCCGGAGCCGCGGCAGCCGCAGCTTGAAGGTCGAGCCCCGCCCGGCCGCACTCTCCACATCAATCCGGCCGCCGTGGTCGCGGAGGATGCGCTGGACGGTCATCAGCCCCAGCCCGGAGCCGCGTTCCTTGGTGGTGTAGAACGGCTCGAACAGACGACCCAACTGGTCGGCGGCGATTCCCGCACCCGT belongs to Verrucomicrobiia bacterium and includes:
- a CDS encoding glycosyltransferase family 39 protein, whose translation is MNPPPPRHGIQTLVHYLEVGSGQVWLRRLVALVVVLLLGIRYQVSEARNFSAPDAMDMAQLGRNLAEGRGYVTGFLRPLSLSLLQSRAVTAGGDPRSVLTQPHPDIENPPVFPALVAGVLRALPESYRYGLPADPFFRRPYAETAISAANLVLLAGVVLLAGSLGRRLFDNTVGFLAAGATLVTETFWQFANAGLPTVLLMALVLMLAHVLVGLDHEASQPSPRGGRLEGFALAAGLLTGIAFMTRYAFGWLAVPVVGFFLWRGGRWRVPLALTVVLTMAMMAAPWLVRTWRLSGNPFGTAIYAVLADTAAFPGDRLERSQHPQMDPNERLAPVRKLIQNTGAILRDEIPRLGGSWLAAFFLVGLLVPFHDPTRNRIRWFVVASLALLTVVQAAVRTSVTGAFGPVTGENLLVTLAPLAFVFGAGLVVMLLDQIEWPALLFRTLTLNVVLLALSIPFLLSCMPPRSVALVDPPYRPGVIREFANFTPPDTLFMSDVPWAVAWYGPRDCLWATLRVEDTAEANINNRREDFFVFSEARRPVRAVYLSPFWADQPMQSRFISDPDFAWGRFYLNVRFNQTIPTGFPLKNILGGSYMVNGHFLAADRDYWNRLDR
- a CDS encoding sigma-54-dependent Fis family transcriptional regulator; this translates as MTSPTLLIVDDEKPTREGLRAALEEKFDVYVAEDAASALQLLEREAFAVLLTDLRMAGDDGLQLIRRAKALPRSPVCILMTAYGSEDLAVEAMKAGADDYISKGRLQIDELELRIQRALKRQTLESENTQLHQRLDQKFGISQILGESPAMQQVFETLRAVAPTRATVLITGESGTGKELVAKAIHQNSPRARGPMITTNCAALPATLLESELFGAERGAYTGAHERRIGRIEQAQGGTLFLDEIGELDPATQVKILRFLGERTYERLGSNKTLTADVRLIAATNKDLQALVKAGRFREDLYYRLAVVPIPLPPLRERVVDIPALAGAFLKEFASENGKAVTGFSTDAMNLLLRYHWPGNVRELRAAVEHAVVLCRESLVAPRDLPAAVRMPQADYTEQRTREQLAGGKLTLKDAERQLLIHALQETNGNRSLAAKKLGISRRTLHRRLHEFSLEGFTSD